The Catenuloplanes niger genome includes a window with the following:
- a CDS encoding M16 family metallopeptidase: MPSANAPGGTTTGYPWPIETTTLENGLRVVVSADRSAPVVAVNLWYDVGSRHEPDGQTGFAHLFEHLMFEGSAHVAKTEHMKLIQGSGGSLNATTNPDRTNYFETVPAEHLELALWLEADRMGGLVPALTQETLDNQREVVKNERRQRYENVPYGDAWLRLLPLLYPAGHPYHHSTIGSMEDLNAADLATFQAFHTTYYRPNNAVLTVVGDTTPAEVFAFAEKYFGAIESGAVPPPPDSALPGGLTAPAREVVHADVPAPRFYLSHRTAPFGTREYDVVTVLAGILGNGRGSRLYRRLVDEARLAQPDNIGAYGVDLAYAPAPLIISATAKDGVDPDALEAGLTGVLDELAAGDITDEEIERAKALLTTQWWRQVSTAGGRSDLLGRYATQLGDPARTGDQLPSWLSVTRDELAAAAATLTAQSRVTLIYLPSESASDSAEENDK; encoded by the coding sequence GTGCCGTCTGCAAACGCGCCCGGTGGGACCACCACCGGGTATCCGTGGCCCATCGAGACCACCACGCTGGAGAACGGTCTGCGGGTGGTCGTCAGTGCGGACCGGTCCGCACCCGTCGTCGCCGTGAACCTCTGGTACGACGTCGGATCCCGCCACGAACCGGACGGCCAGACCGGCTTCGCGCACCTCTTCGAGCACCTGATGTTCGAGGGGTCCGCGCATGTGGCGAAGACCGAGCACATGAAGCTGATCCAGGGTTCCGGCGGCTCGCTGAACGCGACCACGAACCCGGACCGGACCAACTACTTCGAGACCGTGCCGGCCGAACATCTGGAGCTCGCGCTCTGGCTGGAGGCGGACCGGATGGGCGGGCTGGTGCCGGCGCTCACCCAGGAGACGCTGGACAACCAGCGCGAGGTGGTGAAGAACGAGCGACGCCAGCGGTACGAGAACGTGCCGTACGGCGACGCGTGGCTGCGCCTGCTGCCGCTGCTGTACCCGGCGGGGCACCCGTACCACCACTCCACGATCGGCTCGATGGAGGACCTGAACGCGGCGGACCTGGCCACGTTCCAGGCGTTCCACACCACCTACTACCGGCCGAACAACGCGGTGCTGACCGTGGTCGGCGACACCACCCCGGCCGAGGTCTTCGCGTTCGCGGAGAAGTACTTCGGCGCGATCGAGTCCGGCGCGGTCCCCCCGCCGCCGGACTCCGCACTGCCCGGCGGCCTGACGGCACCGGCCCGCGAGGTCGTGCACGCGGACGTACCGGCGCCGCGGTTCTATCTGTCGCACCGGACCGCGCCGTTCGGCACCCGGGAGTACGACGTGGTCACCGTGCTGGCCGGAATCCTCGGCAACGGCCGGGGCAGCCGCCTCTACCGCCGGCTGGTGGACGAGGCGCGGCTCGCCCAGCCGGACAACATCGGCGCGTACGGCGTGGACCTCGCCTACGCGCCCGCGCCGCTGATCATCTCGGCCACCGCGAAGGACGGCGTGGACCCGGACGCCCTGGAGGCCGGCCTGACCGGCGTGCTGGACGAGCTGGCCGCCGGTGACATCACGGACGAGGAGATCGAGCGGGCGAAGGCGCTGCTCACCACGCAGTGGTGGCGGCAGGTCTCGACCGCGGGCGGGCGGTCCGACCTGCTCGGGCGGTACGCCACGCAGCTCGGCGACCCGGCGCGGACCGGTGACCAGCTGCCGTCCTGGCTCTCCGTCACGCGGGACGAGCTGGCCGCCGCGGCCGCCACGCTGACCGCGCAGAGCCGAGTCACGCTGATCTACCTGCCGTCGGAGAGCGCTTCGGATTCTGCAGAGGAGAACGACAAGTGA
- a CDS encoding ANTAR domain-containing protein produces MGLPGRQRTPGALNFYGTGDRRSTTRQRTSTVLFAGHAAVFVANAAAYEQSVELAAQMRRAMASRAVIEQAEGIVMVNDGCTPAEAFNTLVAMSTRADVKLREVAQRLVDEARKRR; encoded by the coding sequence GTGGGACTGCCCGGCCGGCAGCGGACGCCGGGCGCGCTCAACTTCTACGGCACCGGGGACCGCCGTTCGACGACGAGGCAACGCACCTCGACCGTCCTGTTCGCCGGTCACGCCGCGGTCTTCGTCGCCAACGCCGCCGCCTACGAGCAGAGCGTCGAACTCGCCGCCCAGATGCGGCGGGCGATGGCCTCGCGGGCGGTCATCGAGCAGGCCGAGGGGATCGTCATGGTGAACGACGGGTGCACCCCCGCGGAGGCCTTCAACACGCTGGTCGCGATGTCCACCCGGGCGGACGTGAAGCTCCGCGAGGTGGCCCAGCGCCTGGTCGACGAGGCCCGGAAACGCCGCTGA
- a CDS encoding SDR family oxidoreductase, with product MIVVLGPGGTVGRRVTARLRATGAEVRPVSRSTPLRFDWSAPQTWEPALAGGSAMFLMAPDGVPVDQELIALAARAGLRRIVLLSSRSIDVMGDDRLLDAERAVRDGDTEWTIVRADWFDQNFDEGFLRPAVEAGTVAIPVGGVRQTFVDAGDIAAVAVAALTGDGHAGVTHEVTGPEALSFGAACAIVGTAAGRDVRFDGTAGAYRSAMAAFGVPEAQIARDVAAFAALAAAGDSAPLDTVERVTGRPPRRFADYAAGASWGG from the coding sequence ATGATTGTTGTGCTGGGGCCCGGCGGCACGGTCGGGCGACGTGTGACGGCGCGGCTGCGCGCCACCGGAGCCGAGGTCCGGCCGGTCTCCCGGTCCACCCCGCTCCGCTTCGACTGGTCCGCGCCGCAGACCTGGGAGCCCGCGCTCGCCGGCGGGTCCGCGATGTTCCTGATGGCACCGGACGGCGTGCCCGTCGACCAGGAGCTGATCGCGCTGGCCGCCCGCGCCGGCCTGCGCCGGATCGTGCTGCTGTCCAGCCGCTCGATCGACGTCATGGGCGACGACCGGCTGCTCGACGCCGAGCGGGCGGTGCGCGACGGCGACACCGAGTGGACGATCGTGCGCGCCGACTGGTTCGACCAGAACTTCGACGAGGGCTTCCTGCGCCCCGCGGTCGAGGCGGGCACGGTCGCGATCCCGGTCGGCGGCGTGCGGCAGACGTTCGTCGACGCGGGCGACATCGCGGCCGTCGCGGTCGCGGCGCTCACCGGCGACGGTCACGCCGGCGTGACCCACGAGGTCACCGGTCCGGAGGCGCTCTCGTTCGGCGCGGCCTGCGCGATCGTCGGCACGGCCGCCGGCCGGGACGTGCGATTCGACGGTACGGCGGGGGCCTACCGGTCCGCGATGGCCGCGTTCGGCGTCCCGGAGGCACAGATCGCGCGTGACGTGGCCGCGTTCGCCGCACTGGCCGCCGCCGGCGACTCGGCCCCGCTCGACACGGTGGAACGGGTCACCGGCCGGCCGCCCAGACGGTTCGCCGACTACGCCGCCGGGGCCTCCTGGGGCGGCTGA
- a CDS encoding pectate lyase family protein produces the protein MRRRTLLTAAAATPLAAALPAAFPGTAHAAADTAPTGFAALGTGTTGGAGGPTVTATNADQFLEYIDTVGPLVIRVSGLIEISSKQGVRPNKTIIGVGTSGHIDGGGLDFYKSYNVIVRNLLFTNAEDDAINVGQQSHHIWIDHNTIRGAVDGSIDIVRGSDFVTVSWNHFDHSDKGMLISHSDGAAGTDVGHLRVTIHHNWFDNSRQRHPRVRFGEPVHIYNNYFLNNELYGAAATENAGLVVEGNYFESVPHPLFSASGYADSGPGRAIARNNVSVNSGPFEVSGTVVEPSTYYSYTLDAPASVPSLVRAGAGYGRI, from the coding sequence ATGCGACGTCGCACCCTCCTCACCGCCGCCGCGGCCACGCCGCTCGCCGCCGCGCTCCCGGCCGCGTTCCCCGGCACCGCGCACGCCGCGGCCGACACCGCACCGACCGGATTCGCCGCGCTCGGCACCGGCACCACCGGCGGCGCGGGCGGGCCCACCGTCACCGCGACGAACGCGGACCAGTTCCTGGAGTACATCGACACCGTCGGCCCGCTCGTCATCCGGGTGAGCGGGCTCATCGAGATCAGCAGCAAGCAGGGCGTCCGGCCGAACAAGACGATCATCGGCGTCGGCACCAGCGGTCACATCGACGGCGGCGGCCTGGACTTCTACAAGTCGTACAACGTGATCGTCCGGAACCTGCTGTTCACGAACGCGGAGGACGACGCGATCAACGTGGGCCAGCAGTCCCATCACATCTGGATCGACCACAACACGATCCGCGGCGCGGTCGACGGCTCGATCGACATCGTCCGCGGGTCCGACTTCGTCACGGTGTCCTGGAACCACTTCGACCACTCCGACAAGGGCATGCTGATCAGCCACTCGGACGGCGCGGCCGGCACCGACGTGGGTCACCTGCGGGTCACCATCCACCACAACTGGTTCGACAACAGCCGGCAGCGCCACCCGCGGGTCCGGTTCGGCGAGCCGGTGCACATCTACAACAACTATTTCCTCAACAACGAGCTGTACGGCGCCGCCGCCACCGAGAACGCCGGCCTGGTCGTCGAGGGCAACTACTTCGAGAGCGTGCCGCACCCGCTCTTCTCCGCGAGCGGGTACGCCGACTCCGGTCCGGGCCGCGCGATCGCCCGCAACAACGTGTCGGTCAACTCCGGCCCGTTCGAGGTGTCCGGCACGGTGGTCGAACCGTCCACGTACTACTCGTACACACTGGACGCGCCCGCCTCGGTGCCGTCCCTGGTCCGCGCCGGTGCCGGCTACGGCCGCATCTGA
- a CDS encoding DUF4360 domain-containing protein, whose translation MISTIAAVGAASALLLGGPEAGLVTERAASRPPGAVSAKVVSVAGSGCPGRPTVTALGTADPTVFTIRHPSITARAGGPAQIFDRTKFCQVTVAVRPARGWTWTLSRVEQSGRAQLAGGAVGTARFSYYWTGEPKTGMHSRTLKGPRNTAWTAADTIGLKPLGWAPCGSSAHLNIKAEVSARAGVDRRRTSTMTAGGAGNAPSTYRVSWKAC comes from the coding sequence ATGATTTCCACAATTGCGGCAGTCGGGGCTGCGTCAGCCCTGCTGCTCGGGGGGCCGGAGGCCGGCCTCGTCACCGAGCGGGCCGCATCACGACCGCCAGGGGCAGTCTCCGCGAAGGTGGTGTCGGTAGCCGGCTCCGGGTGCCCGGGGCGCCCCACGGTCACCGCACTGGGAACGGCGGATCCGACCGTGTTCACGATCCGGCACCCGAGCATCACCGCACGGGCCGGCGGACCGGCACAGATCTTCGACCGAACCAAGTTCTGCCAGGTCACGGTGGCCGTTCGCCCGGCCCGGGGCTGGACCTGGACGCTCAGCAGGGTCGAGCAGAGCGGACGCGCGCAGCTGGCCGGCGGCGCGGTCGGCACGGCCAGGTTCAGCTACTACTGGACCGGGGAGCCGAAGACCGGCATGCACAGCCGGACCCTGAAGGGCCCGCGCAACACCGCGTGGACAGCGGCCGACACGATCGGCCTCAAGCCGCTCGGCTGGGCGCCCTGTGGCTCGAGCGCGCACCTGAACATCAAGGCCGAGGTGTCGGCCCGGGCCGGTGTCGACCGGCGCCGGACCAGCACCATGACCGCCGGCGGCGCGGGGAATGCGCCGTCCACCTACCGGGTGTCCTGGAAAGCCTGCTGA
- a CDS encoding DUF4360 domain-containing protein yields the protein MRKAILATGLSLSMLGALPAPAASAAPAGPDQFKVQVVKAGGSGCPAGSTTVDITDDNRFSVIYDQFFVWTGPGSTPPEHQKFCQVVIDVDVPPGLTYSIVDITHRGSADLVKGAYGSQRASYYWTGEPQTGTAQSKIWGPFSGNWSFNDVLKTVKLDPHPCGSAANLNAKLELGVKATTKEAKKSESSMSHHTTDGKFTTVFQIKWHNC from the coding sequence ATGCGCAAGGCAATTCTCGCTACCGGACTGTCGCTCAGCATGCTCGGCGCACTGCCGGCACCGGCCGCGAGTGCGGCACCGGCCGGACCGGACCAGTTCAAGGTGCAGGTCGTGAAGGCCGGCGGGTCGGGCTGCCCGGCCGGGTCCACGACCGTGGACATCACGGACGACAACCGGTTCTCGGTGATCTACGACCAGTTCTTCGTCTGGACCGGCCCCGGCTCGACGCCGCCCGAACACCAGAAGTTCTGCCAGGTGGTCATCGACGTCGACGTCCCGCCCGGCCTGACGTACAGCATCGTGGACATCACCCACCGCGGCTCCGCGGACCTGGTGAAGGGCGCGTACGGGTCCCAGCGGGCGTCGTACTACTGGACCGGTGAGCCGCAGACCGGGACCGCCCAGAGCAAGATCTGGGGCCCGTTCAGCGGCAACTGGAGCTTCAACGACGTGCTGAAGACCGTCAAGCTCGACCCGCACCCGTGCGGCTCCGCGGCCAACCTCAACGCCAAGCTCGAGCTCGGCGTGAAGGCGACGACCAAGGAGGCGAAGAAGTCCGAGAGCAGCATGTCGCACCACACCACGGACGGAAAGTTCACCACCGTCTTCCAGATCAAGTGGCACAACTGCTGA
- a CDS encoding pectate lyase family protein, with protein MSRSRIVALAAAPLLVATLGTATIGTAQAGTARAAAESAPIGFASVNALGQNGTTGGAGGPTVTVTTAAALIDYLSRTGPYTIQVQGAITLPTGTTDGMHQVTSDKTLIGLGSTAEIRGGGLNIGLPVDDDVTAPPANAVHNVIIRNLRFSGATDDAINVQMFTHHVWIDHNDLCCGDDGLVDIKRGSDFVTVSWNRTHDHDKTMLLGHDDDNGAQDIGRLRVTYHHNFFDGSDQRNPRVRFGEPVHVFNNYCRNASYCIVSAMNAGLVVENNYIESVNNPGRVDFSGDLGRLVARGNILVDVNHEIETRGTVVEPRTYYAYSLDPAADVPAIVAAGAGVGKI; from the coding sequence ATGTCCAGATCACGGATCGTCGCGCTCGCCGCCGCCCCACTGCTCGTCGCGACCCTCGGCACCGCGACCATCGGCACCGCACAGGCCGGCACCGCGCGGGCCGCGGCCGAGTCCGCCCCGATCGGGTTCGCCTCGGTGAACGCGCTCGGCCAGAACGGCACCACCGGCGGCGCCGGCGGGCCCACGGTCACGGTGACCACCGCGGCCGCGCTGATCGACTACCTGTCGCGCACCGGGCCGTACACGATCCAGGTCCAGGGCGCGATCACGCTGCCGACCGGAACCACGGACGGCATGCACCAGGTGACCTCGGACAAGACGCTGATCGGGCTGGGCTCCACGGCGGAGATCCGCGGTGGCGGGCTGAACATCGGGCTGCCGGTGGACGACGACGTGACCGCGCCACCGGCGAACGCGGTGCACAACGTGATCATCCGGAACCTGCGGTTCAGCGGCGCCACCGACGACGCGATCAACGTGCAGATGTTCACCCACCACGTGTGGATCGACCACAACGACCTGTGCTGCGGCGACGACGGGCTGGTCGACATCAAGCGCGGGTCGGACTTCGTCACGGTCTCCTGGAACCGCACGCACGACCACGACAAGACGATGCTGCTCGGGCACGACGACGACAACGGCGCGCAGGACATCGGGCGGTTGCGGGTCACCTACCACCACAACTTCTTCGACGGCTCGGACCAGCGGAACCCGCGCGTGCGGTTCGGCGAGCCGGTGCACGTGTTCAACAACTACTGCCGGAACGCCAGCTACTGCATCGTCTCCGCGATGAACGCGGGCCTGGTGGTGGAGAACAACTACATCGAGAGCGTGAACAACCCGGGCCGGGTCGACTTCAGCGGTGACCTCGGCCGGCTGGTCGCGCGCGGCAACATCCTGGTCGACGTCAACCACGAGATCGAGACCCGCGGCACGGTCGTCGAACCGCGCACGTACTACGCCTACTCGCTGGACCCCGCCGCCGACGTCCCCGCGATCGTGGCCGCCGGCGCCGGCGTCGGCAAGATCTAG
- a CDS encoding ANTAR domain-containing protein, with translation MTNWSAPPPGSGRSMAKGVLMARNDLAEQAAFTALVESARPEDVTAGEIARRILDPHVGRDS, from the coding sequence GTGACGAACTGGAGCGCGCCACCGCCCGGCTCCGGGCGATCGATGGCGAAGGGCGTCCTGATGGCCCGTAACGACCTCGCGGAACAGGCCGCCTTCACCGCGCTCGTCGAATCGGCCCGGCCGGAGGACGTCACGGCCGGCGAGATCGCTCGCCGGATCCTGGACCCGCATGTCGGCCGTGACTCCTGA